Sequence from the Peromyscus eremicus chromosome 4, PerEre_H2_v1, whole genome shotgun sequence genome:
TTACGCTGCAAGGTCACAAGTGGTGGCATCCTAATAAACAGGGTCTTGTTGAGAGTTTCGTTAGTGGCCTAGCAAAGCAGGGACAGAAGTAACTGACATGGGACCTAGTGTAGGGGACCTAGTCTGGAAATGAATTAACTGCAAACTTCCTGAGTGCCTAAGGAAACCAGCCTAAGGGGCTCTGAGCAAGGTAGTCCTCTTTTGCCCAGGCTTCAGCAAAGCAACTCTGAATTCTCTGCTTCTGTGGCTTGACCTTGGAATGTAGAGACCCTCCAGGTAGACAGAATTGGATGGTCTTTGGCTGTTTTGGCATAGATAGAAGTGGCATGGGGGACTTTCACAATTAATGGGATACAATAGGACAATGGATTTAGGGTCCAAAGGTTTTATTCCCAATTTTACTAAAATTTGCTGGAtgaagccagttgtggtggctctcatctgtaaacccagcacttggaggatGAGCTAGGAAGAttgctttgagttcaaggtcagccaggactacagagtgagtcctaAGTCAGTTTGGGCtgagagtgagaccctgtctcggaaacaaaACTTTGCTGATAAGTGTCAAATGCTGTTGTAAAGGCTTGTACCATAGCTCATTCAGCCGTCCTGAGCATCTCTTGAAATGGATACTGTGAGTGTCTTTTTTGCAGGTGATGTATCCAAAACTAGTAAAGTGCATGAAGTTGTATAGTGTAAAATAGCTGAATAACTGCTAAGGGGGTATGCTGGAGAACACGGCTTCAAGTTCAgaattgtgttttgttgttgttttggttgtgAAATGTGTGTAATTATACTTTACCGGCAGGATTTAGTACTAATGTATTAATACACACTAATACAGACTGCTGTTTGTTGAATTCAGTGTTATCCGTGCTTATTGCACGGCTTTCTGTTGGGGCCTTCCGAGTATCTCAGCAGCCAAAGACACTGCACCTGCTTTCTGACCTGTTCTTGGATGCCTTGGGGCAATTGTACAGACTTTTCTCTTGCTACTGCCTGTTTTCCTTCTATGTGTAGGGATTTTACGAACCAGCCCCAGGAGATAGAAGCCACCCTGTCTTAATTGAGAACATTGATTAATTGGGGTTGCATTGGGTAAGGCTTTTTTTTCTAGGGTAAACTCTCAGGGAGAGCTTCACTTCCCTCATAGAGTATCAGTTCACCTTGAATTTGCTCTTCAGTCCTATCCTTAGGGCTAGGAATCCTCCTGAGTGACTCAGATTCTCGATCCTTATTTAGCTGCATCCTGATGAGTAGCTCTCACAAAGCACATTTAAGTCAATCAAAATCCTGTACCATAAAAAGGAATCTGTATTTTCTGTAGTTGGATAATCCAATACTAGGGACTTGATGAAGCTTAAGTTGCTTGGTGTATGCAAGAGCCAGCATGTAAGGAGCTTGTGTAACAAGGAAAATAGAATATTCAAGTGTGAAATTGCTGTTAGCACGATGAAACAATAGAGCTTTGAGTGAGGACTTCTGAATCTTGCCCCCAATTAGCTTCAAGACTACAGACAAATAGTTAATCTTTTGAGCCTCAGTCTTCTCACCTGAAAATAGGGTATAATTATTAGGATTAAGGGTGTAGTTGTCAGGATTGCAGTTTGGAGCAGAGACAGTTGGAGAGAATGCTTTGAATTCTTTGATTGTCACAGGAGATTAGTTACTAAATTCTTATGTAAGCCTTCAAATCTTTCCCCTGTCCCTTTCCAGCTCCCTTCCCATGACTGTCCTCACCCAGTTTATAGTCTCCTGATGACTTCTTAGCTGCTCATCTgtcttccccacctcccagccttcagaGGGAACTTGGTCATCCATTGTCTAAGATATGATGCCCTTGCACAACTTAACCTCTCTGGTCTAGCTAGAAAGTCAGCTTCAGCTATCACAGCCCAAGAAATGTGATGTTGTCAATGGAGCAATCTACCTTTCTTTTTGGTTCTAAAGTTCCTATTTTGCCTAACATGTAACATATTCTATAGGTGATATTATAGTACTGAGAACTCAAGGATTtccaagctgagtgtggtggcatacctgtaactccagtcctggggatagcctaggctacatatcaagactctgtcttaaaaacaaaaaacaaaacaaaacaaacgaacaaaaacatcagggtctggagagatggtgcagaggTTAAGaggatcttccagaggactttaGTTcggttcccaacatccacagtaggtggcttacagctgcctgtaactccagctccaggggatatgatgatgccctcttctggcttttgcagTTGcataacaacccccccccccttcccattGATTTTTGAGGGACCTGGGCTTGGGTTGTAATGAGGATGTTAGTGATGGTCAGTAGATAATTCTCCAAAAGTATCTTATGATCTGCAAAATTTGTTGCACACCTGTGACTTAATTCACTGGAACCTTGCCGGGTAATGTTAAATTCTCAAATTTGATGGGTAAGAATTCTGAAGCTCAGAGTTCAGGGATTTTCCCAAGGTTCTGGTTAACTTCCATTTGTGCCAATGAGCTGTACATTAGACTAGAGGGTAAAGTTGGGGTCTGCAGTCATTCAGACTCTATTTCCTGGTCTGTGTTCATCCCGTTTCCTTCATTTTGACTTGCTTCTCCATAGAAATTCACTCAGTACCAGACATTGTTTGTGTCTTCTCCCTTGGTCTTGGTCATGAGTTAGCAGAGGCCCAGGCAGGTAGTCTGCTTGAAGGAAGGACTGGATAGGTCTCTTCTGTGTTCTGGGTGGGCAGCTGGGACTCCTGCATGAAAAGATGCTCCAGGAAAGCATGCTTCTCCTGAAGGAGGCCCAGACCCTTGCCTGCTCGGAGAAGTAATCCCGCAGTTTTTCCATGTGGTTTGGTCAGTGATGTTGCACAGGTTCTGAGAAGGCTGCTTCTGCTCAGCATTTCTGTCAGAGAGCTCCTCTAGCATCTTCAGGCTCTATCTGCCCCACCCGTAGACTAGCTTAGGGCACTTTTTACCTAACTTTTCTTTCCtgaattctttcttttgtcctggaactcactgtgtagaccaggctgtcctcgaactcacagagatccacctgcctctgcctcccgagtcctgggactaaaggcatgtgacaccactgcctggctcctttccTTGGATTCTTACAACCTAGATCTGTGTTATAGTTCCTTTGGCcaacttgttttcttttattccccTTAGTTACCATAGTTACCAGTTTtgtgtataaaataataatttccctACCCATGTCTGCTATTAGAAGTTTAGTTGCTATCTGATGTCGTCTTTACAGAAGGAATTTGATGACTTTCTTCCCTGGCTGTACTGTCAGGGAACAGTTCTTGCtgtcccttttctgtctcttaccATCTAGATGGGTTTGGGCTTCAGGTTGTGGCTtcatttttctggtttttgtgtgtgtgtgtgtgtgtgtgtgtgtgtgtgtgtgtgttttttttttaggtagacTCAGCCTGCTTGCTAGTGACCAAAAGAGAATTATAGAGCAGGGAGTGGGGTTGAGAGAACAGTGCAACACTGATCGTAAAAAGAAGCCATATGCCCTGAACTGGTTCTGTCAGTGTTAACTTTGATTGTGactaatataaacaaacaaactgtacAATTATAAGGGAAGTGAGGTCTGTCAGATTGTGGTTAAAACCAAAAACTTTTGCCATATCTCCTCCTATCTCTGGCTTTGGTAGACTTTATTTGTACCTTAGTAATTTAGGGCcattggggaagcagagactCCTGGCTTATTGAATCACTGTAGTATGATACTGTGGTAAATAGCTAGGAAAAAGAACCTCCTTCCAGAGGCTGAGGAAGTGTTAGCCTTGTCTTTTGGGACATAGCATACTCTGAGCCAAGGGACCAGTTTTCAGGTCTTGACTCACTTAACAAATGGCCAGTCAGTCTGTAGtctgtgtttcttccttcctccttttttgttttgttttgagacaaggtctcttggctgtcctggaacttcctatgtaggccaggctggcttcagactcctagagagctgcctgcttctgcctcccaagtgctgggataaaaggtgtgagtCTACACACACAGTATCTATCTTTCTATTTCTCAAAATAAGACATCTGCCTTCTTGGACTTAGCTGATAGGGCATTTATCACCCAATAGCTCTCCCATAGGGACTTGGTGTTTCATCAGTTGCTTTGATTGACATGGAAGTtttcctacctctgtctcccatttATCTAAACCTTCCTGGTCCACTTGTCCCGGTGCCCATCGTCTTTTTCATCTCTGTCTGGAGTTGTTGCATGTGTGCTGATCCACCATAGAAGGTGACCTTATTGCCAACATTCCACTTACGATAATTGCTGTCAGAGACCTGTGCTACCAAGCTTCATAGAGCCAGAGGCATGAAGCAGACCTCTCTTGGACTAGGCATGTGGTGAACTAGCATGGATTGGAGTGTACATCTGAAATAAAATTGTAATGCCATTGTGTTTATGTTCATAAGACTGCTTAAGCCCATCAGGAAAGAGGAGAGCAAAGAACATGTGCCTGTATTAGAAGTCAGTTGTGGAAGCTGGGCCAGTAACTAAATGGGAATAGCAGAAACAACACACACTTTACAAAGCTTTTTTGTATGCTTTTTATGCTCATCATTCCAGCAGCCCTACAAAGAATGGATAGACTTGTACACCAgttcaaaaaatataaataaacaaaatggccTCCAAGCCAACTAGATGGCAGTAAGCTTAGGTTCTTAAATTCAAACCCTAGGTGCTTGACACCAGGCCCTAATGCCTTTGCCATACCTTGACTTGTTCTCTATGGGTAGAAGTGGACTGTGTGCATAGCATTTGCTTGGTGCCAGTTGTGTAGGTACTCTTGGCACAGTCCTTTATCACCGTCGTCTCTCTTTGATCTAGTGATGTGACTGTCCACTCAAGCTCTCTCCTGTCCTTTGGTTTAGGAGAAAGGATCCTGGGCTATGCTGAGGAGCCCTGCTATCTCTGGTTTGTCATGGAGTACTGTGAAGGTGGAGACCTCAATCAGTATGTCCTGTCCCGGAGACCAGACCCCGCCACCAACAAAAGCTTCATGCTACAGCTTACAAGCGCCATTGCCTTCCTGCACAAAAACCACATCGTGCACAGGGACCTAAAGCCAGACAACATCCTCATCACAGAGCGGTCTGGCACCCCCATCCTCAAGGTGGCAGACTTTGGACTGAGCAAGGTCTGTGCAGGGCTGGCACCTCGAGGCAAAGAGGGCAATCAAGATAACAAAAATGTGAATGTGAATAAATACTGGCTGTCCTCAGCTTGTGGCTCAGACTTCTACATGGCTCCCGAAGTCTGGGAGGGACACTATACAGCCAAGGCGGACATCTTTGCCCTGGGCATTATCATCTGGGCAATGATAGAAAGAATTACTTTTATTGACTCTGAAACCAAGAAGGAGCTCCTGGGGACCTACATTAAACAAGGGACTGAGATCGTCCCTGTTGGTGAGGCGCTGCTAGAAAACCCAAAGATGGAGTTGCATATCCCCCAGAAACGTAGGACTTCCATGTCTGAGGGGGTGAAGCAGCTCTTGAAAGACATGTTAGCTGCTAACCCACAGGACCGACCTGATGCTTTTGAACTTGAAACCCGAATGGACCAGGTCACATGTGCTGCTTAAACTCCAGGGCTGAACGTCTTGGGTGTTTTTAAACTAGGTGAGTGCTTTCTTGTTATTGTGCATACACACTCGCTGGGCTGGCTGTGTGTCCTGTACTGGGTTGGACTCTGGAGTTGCAGAGAAAATGCAGGGCCAGGAAGAAGTAAAGTCTTGTTGATGCAGACTGGCCCCTAAGTCTTGGTGAGTGGAGATAGGTCAGATTATTTAAGTACAAAATGAGAAGTGAAATCTTTAAGAGGAAATTATATAAGGTGGAATCTCCCAAGATTTTTAGAAACACCTTTTCTTATTATCAAGTAATAAATTCTCCCTGTAAAATGGTGCTGAAAGGAATACAGTTTTCAGAGAAGGAACTTTGTCCAAACTGTGTTTTTGCTGATCATGTATCCAGTTCTATCCACATGAAACCTGATGCTGGAGGACTTGGAGAGAATAGACCAATTTGGTTTAGTGTGGAATATAGATAATATAGAGAGGACAGGGACCAGCTGGAACACAGGGACACAGTATCCAGAGATGTTTGATTTTTCTACCCAGAACAGTTAAGACTAGATCTGAGTTAGTCTGAGGTGTGGACAAGACAGGATATTGGAAATTGGCCACCATATATGCTAGATATTACACATACTGTTAAGTCATTTATTCCATTTCCCATTAAATTAAGGGCATGTATAGCTTACCTGAATTCACCTGCCCCCTTTTCCTGGATTACTGAGATGACAGGTAGAAATAAGCTGTACTTAGAGTTTGCTGATGTCTTGAGATGCAGTGGTGGGGTAGTGCTGGTTTCATGGTCACAGCGATGGGCCAGCAGGCACGGGGCCTGGCTTCTCTGTAGCTCCGTGCCTCTGCAGGAGATGACTTGTACCGAGCTGAGCAGCCTGCACCTGTCTTGTTCTCCGTGGAGTGGGCTGGCTAGTGCTTTAATTGTATTTCTACTGTGGCTTTCCATTTCCATCTTCGCCTCTGCATTTCAAAAAGACCTCTTAGGATTCAGATTTTCCTTGTATAAGAGAAAGGTTGTCACTGGgaagaggacctggatttagGATAGGATTATGGGATTGTCTCAATTAACTGAGATCTGGGCCCTTATTTGGATCAGCACATGAGATTTGTGCTGATTTCCAGGGCAAAGTTATGGCTAAAGAGAAGCGACTTCATCTAAAAGAAATAAGTGCCCttgagaggagggggaaaggttaGGGACTTGTTTTGGGGTGCATGTCCCAAGCTCTTTGGTCGGTTCCGTTTGTTGTTGTGACGACTCATTTGCCTGGCCTGTTTCGCCCTGTCCCAGCAGAGCACTTTGTAGAGTGACTGCAGCCTCAGGCGTCAGGACGTGGTCAGATGAGCTGGAGCTGCCCAGCTAGAGAGTCAGAGGCGAGATTAGAAAGGGCCTTCGACCTAGTTTCCCTTCCCATTGCCAGACTAATTTCAGTATTATTGGGAAACATTTTGCTAGATACCGTTTTAAACATAAATGATACAATagtgggcaaaaccaaaactttgCACTTTCAAAGTTTCTATTTCATTGTGAAAAGAGGCTGTGAACACAGATCTTCTGTTAGGAAAGGCTAAGTGTTGTATGTAGGTAGGGTCTTTTAGACAGACAAGATCAgggtgcccccccacacacacacacacagtgccctcTGAGCACATGCTAATAGTTGAGGGAAGGCATCTTGAAGACTTTGGAGTGGGGGAACAAGTATTATACTGATCTGAAAAATAAATAGTGAGCTAGGAGAGGAGGATGTATGTacgaaaagaaaacaaggaatcaTCGAGTGGATTAGTTAAGCATTTTGTAatccagaagaaggtgctgggcCCTTGAAGCTATGTGAGCCACCTGACCTAGGTCctaggacccaaactcaggtccttgggaagagcagcaagccacttaactactgagctctccagccccaagaaacaTTTTTTAGTGCTCTCTTCAGATGAATGATTGGGTTAATTACAATATACCAGTTAAATATtgtcttaattatattttatgaaaaaataactCTCTTCAAAAACTAAAGGTAACTAGCATTGTTTTTGCAAGTCTGTTTAATTCTTACCTTAATCATCTCATTGGTTCTGCATTATAACATGGTACAGACAACTCATCTTGTAAGTTCTGGAAAACTCCATTGTATTCTAAGGGAGAATGGAAAGGGAAATTCAAATGTGTCCTATTGTCGTTAGGAAAAGTAGAGCTTCCTAAATTCCCAAACTAGATGGCGGGTTGAGAAGCAGTAATACGGACGACTCTTTCTGAGGAATTTGCTGTGAAGAGGATCCGAGAACCGTGTGGTAGTCAGAACCCTACAGAGACAGGGATTCCTTTGAAGATTGTCCCAAATGAAGGGGCAGAGCTTAAATTCCCTGACTTCTAGGTACCTTTCTGTTAGACTTGTCATGGCTGGGGAATTTGAGCATACCTGGTCCTAATACCAACATGAAAAACTCAATTGAATAACATTTAGGTAAGTACTGAATGAGtagttattgttgctgttttgtaACAATGAGAAGAGGGAGAAATTGCACTTGGGGCTGGAAAGGTAGAATTCGTATGGAGAGATAATGGGCTATAAACAGTGTAGGGATTGAGTCTTATTTCTGTGGTTTATTGGCTATGTGATCAGCAGGCAGAGTATTTCACCACTTTGGGCCTTGGTTTTATTACTCACAAAATGGAATTAACCATGCATATTTTATAGGGGTTGTAGAAGTGCCTCAAACTAATTGTTTCAGTTAGGCTTTAGGTGTGTGCTTAGCCGAGGTGGAGGCACGTGCTTAGTAGCTTTCTTCTCTAAGAACATTGGGTGATTTGCCTTTAAACAAAGCCAGCTTGTCCTGTTGATTGTTCTAGAAAGGCATATCTGTATTTCACAAGTACTCAATAAGGCCTATCTTTTCTTGTTTGTCACTTTTAGAAGAGAGGAATTTTAGTGAATCCTATCAGCCACAGCCTTATCCCAAGCAGGAAGCCAGCCAAACTGATGTTTCTGGTGCCATATAACCCATGCTTTCCCAGAGAGGGTGTTGTGATACGAGGGCCTTGTATTAATACCCAAGCTTGTGGTCCAATACACAGATTTCTATTATTAGGGTGTTTGAAGCCAAGCTCTTGGGTGACACATTTGGAAGGAAATCAGATGTTGATATGACCTGAGGTATCTGTGGAGGGATGAGGTCATAGAAAATATTCTTCACTCCATATGAGGTCTTGGTAGTTGCTTAACATCAAAGAACTAaacctggtttttgttgttgttgaaggtCATAGATCTAATAAGGTGTGGACTCTAGATTTTAACTCAAGTCTTAAGAGATAGTCATAATTGAATCCGGTGAATAATTTAGCATGGTCCAGCCTGACTTTGGCTGTCTAGCTCTAAGTATTCTGAAGTACAGGCAAGAGTAAGAGAACTTAGTAGGTTTCCCATGGGAGGTAGTTTCTTCTATGAGATTTAATATCCTGGTCCAAGCCAGGCCTCAAGGAAAGGTGTGGCTGCTAAAGGGCCAAGGCCTTTGATTTCTGTCCCAGAAGCTGATTTTAGCCTTAGTCTCTGGAGCATTGAATTGGACAGGGACACACGCACACAGcctgtggggtgggggcaggaggaggaactTGCTACTCTGTGGCCTGAAGTAGATTATTGCATCCATAATATGAATGAGGCATTTAGTAGAATGATCTCTTGGCTACAGGGGATCTATGGATTCACAATTTTGGGAGGGTGGTTCAGGCAGACTTAGAACTTGTCTTTTCTGTCTTAACTTCTTTTGAGTCCCTGTCTCTAGAGCAGGGGTCAGTGCTGTATCTTAACCGGGTCTCACTAGCACTTCACAGAGCTGTGCCAAGAGAGAACTTTGGGGGAAGATGCCATATTTGGTTCTTTCTTGTCCCAGGAAATAGAACTTGCCTTTGACTGTGATGACTTTGGCTTAGGGACCAGTACACACACATCTCCTTAGGGCCTTATCTTTCTAGGTGTTTTGGATGGAGTTTTCCTTCACAAATGGGGAAAGCTGGTTATCAGGTCCAGGCAGCTTCCTGGGGCATCCTTGTTGCCACCTCTTGATGGCTCCTGCTCTCAGACTTTAGGAAGCTGACTTGTCAGTTCTGTAATGGGTTGTGTACCCACCCAGGGGTCCTCTGTTCCTGCAAGCTGGATGGATATGCAAACATCTGGAAGGAACAGGCCTGCCCTAGGGCTGTTGGTAGCAAGGCCCAGTTGCTGCTCATACT
This genomic interval carries:
- the Stk35 gene encoding serine/threonine-protein kinase 35 isoform X2; this encodes METGQENGARRGTKSPERKRRSPVQRVICAKLRPAAQAMDPALAEAPGEAFLARRRPEGGGGGGGSPARPRYSLLAEIGRGSYGVVYEAVAGRSGARVAVKKIRCDAPENVELALAEFWALTSLKRRHQNIVQFEECVLQRNGLAQRMSHGNKNSQLYLRLVETSLKGERILGYAEEPCYLWFVMEYCEGGDLNQYVLSRRPDPATNKSFMLQLTSAIAFLHKNHIVHRDLKPDNILITERSGTPILKVADFGLSKVCAGLAPRGKEGNQDNKNVNVNKYWLSSACGSDFYMAPEVWEGHYTAKADIFALGIIIWAMIERITFIDSETKKELLGTYIKQGTEIVPVGEALLENPKMELHIPQKRRTSMSEGVKQLLKDMLAANPQDRPDAFELETRMDQVTCAA